The genomic window tttattttgcgtgctttcatagtgttatgtcctatggaatcttgttatggggtaaagcagctgatatcgaaactatatttatattgcagaaaagagctgtacggtcaatatataaacttaaatcacgcgaatccctccgtgagaagtttaaagaaataggcatactaatatatataataatatttatttgcaactacagtacagttaaatgcaccacctacctctcttcttgagctgtgtttagcgcctttggttgcctggaagagatcgctatgtagcgataaggccgccaaattgtataccttttgttaaatttttactgttaatttgttatgtttatgtggtgtacaataaaagtgtattcattcattcattcattcattcattcatacttactgtagcttcacaatatatttttaacaatatagtatttgtaagacaacatattagtctttataaacaaaaagtggacataaacagtcgccTTACAAggaatggtcataaattagtgtcatctgcatatcgtctgcgtaaggtacatggatcatttgtgggattgagtatacgcttttataatatgattcctaaggtgattttggacctgccaatgcacaagtttaaagaatttgttaaaacacatttattacagcgaggttactatgcaattgatggattttttaatgacaaggttgctttgaagcatccggctccgctttcagctctcacaagatagaaaaatgaatgttaaaatgctaaatgtaaattgtgatgaaagagcaactgctgagtttcttgccggcttcttctcggtagaatctgccgtccgaaccggtggtagaatcactacaaacagacatacttgacgtttcaaaagtgcttatattaggcctacttgaaataaatgaattttgaattttgaattttataataatcaggCCTAGGAGTTTCAACGTCTGTAAACTATCTAATTTTGCTGACTGCATAGGCAGCTGAGCTAAGTTTACCTGCTAATGTCtctatgggcaccccactgaagcttacaatccaaggtcaccccttttattacaattaacatattattattagatatactTCTAAGAAGGTAGGTTCTCAACTGCACCTGTAACAATTTCGCTCTGCAAACTTTGTGGTTAAGGAGGATACAATTCATAGTTATAAGTACCCCATCATCCTCATCTTTCAGTAACATATCTTTTAGTAACCATTAAAAAACCTTTTACCCAATGGAGTCTTTAATAGGTCGTTCTTTGTCATAAAAGTCTACATATATAGTGTTCGTGTTTCAAAGTATGGCCTCTACCTAATTCATTatcaaatatacttattttactGTTACAACTGTTAGCAAACCTGCCTTTGTTTGTAcattggttaaagataaaaaggtatattCGTTCAGACTGCTCAATTTTTGCATAATCTGTTGTCGGTACAAGTTGGAGTAGGAATTTAAATGGCAGGAACCCAGTTTAAAAAGAAAGGTTATATAAAATAGCGGGAAAAATAGAGGCACAGAAGAGTATAAACGGAAGTGTCAagggaagattgaagaagttatctcttggtggttaataaaaagtatataagctATAAtttcagatagattgatgtttgagtttatgtttttttagctATGTTGTAATAAGAGATACcaaaacgattaaacgttgtaagatatgaatatgagGGTTTCTTttacaaagtataaatattatacacgtATTATTGTCTTGTTCTTTGCCACTTGATAGCTATTTTTAACACGCACGGCTGTTTAACTCACAACGGGTCGTATGACATATCAATTGGTATTTGGTAGGTTGAAggcaatgagtatacaagcattatatttataacgatAGTGCACATATACTCTTTGCCTTCAATCTGTCATATATTAATGTTTTGTCTCCATTAAGCTCCAACTACAAAGCGCTGTACTAAATACCTAGATACTTTTTGTGCCTAGTAAGTTGCAACGTTATTGTAATAAAGTATTACGGTAAtaacctattatattattaactaatctattagactaactaagcagcaaaaatttgtcaacggctggGTTTacggaaatattattttgagtttatgccTACACCATTAAATTTAGACCTGtgatgtgtaatgagttaatcaataataaaataaataaatcttgccCTAAGAatggaataaatatttcaaagtcTAGTGAGTAATTAACTTTtacaaatgaatattatttaaattagtaaataaataaactagaaaataaaaatatagtagaaTAGGTACTATCAAGATGGGTACgcaactaattttaaaatttaaaatttaaattgtaagtgggCAACATGTTGATGAATTGAAAACACTATGCCCCTAATGTTATTAACTTAACAAGATTAAGAACTTTACTTTGAAGTACTTACAGTAAGTAAATCTTTCAAATCTGTATGAAGTTGCCAACTTATAACTTTTGTCTCCCAttagaaatttattattatggttATAGTCTTCCATAACATGTATGCTAAAGAAAATGTCTCATGTGACGTTAGCTTGAAGGCACTTAACGTAAGTGCCTTCAATCTATAGCTACTACATTTCttctaaaaactttaaattttagacTTAACACAGTAATAAAGAAGTGTACTTTAATTAGCTTTTGAACTATCGCTTTATTACaaatctaattaatatttaatatctttttcttttcgaattatatatgtgaaagtttgtttttatttaatcaaagttAGGTATCAACgtataccatattttttttcaacctGTACCATAATTTTTTAACCCCCtcaaatattcaatttatctatatatttgtatttatgacTAAATCCACGTAGAAAAAATTagtataacatattttaatttgtttttcagaTGACAAACTAGTACTACGTTTTGCACACAGCTGCTACTATGATATGGAGAAGACAAAAACGACCctgaatttattttttgcagTCAGATCTAATTGCACGGACCTTTTGACGAAGCGCGATCCTATGTCTCCACAGATGCAAAAGATGctgaaaataatgtaagtacacagtataaaacaaagtcgcttccattcactttcgcggggccgagttcaaatcccagcgagcacctcttacttttttaagttatgtgcgtttttagtaatttaattaCGATTTAcacgctttaacggtgaaggaaaacatcgcgaggaaacctacatgcctgagagttctacataatgttctcaaaggtcaatggagtccaccaatccgcactgggacatcgtggtggactatggccttaacccctcctcaatgtgggaggaaacccgtgctctgtagttggccgggtatgggtcgatgtgataatgatgattatgaaagaCTAATTCACCGGGGGTAACACTAGCTAGTGGTCTTATAGtatgattgtttatttttagaaatctcGGAACTTACACCATATCGGATAACAGATGCCTTTTCGTGTGGCAAATAAATGATCCAGGGCTCGAATCCTACGACTACACCCTCGACGCTAAACTGTTCTTTCTGACCACGGATGCACGGTTTCTTGACAGCGACGTGTATCATGAAGCTGATATCGTACTGATGGACGTGAGAGATATCACTCTCAGGTTTTTGACGAAAATGAACGTATCCGTAGCCAGAAGGTTGGCGAAGTACCAGGAGGTAAGACAatcttcatataaataaatttagtttcgtATGTCCGTTCGTAAACCTCGAGAACAGCCGATGGATTAACTTGAAATATCTACATGTTATTTTTGAGAGATTTAATGATATTTATCTATTGAGAACTGGATGTTTTATTAAGACTGAGTCAATGCGATGCGTGGCTTGTTTTAGATAGGTATAGtaaaggtaggtactataaCTTTTCAATTAATGTATTCACGTGAGACATTTTTATCCGCGTCCTTGATATAATCCGCTTAGGTGGAACGCCCTTCATGTAAACACGTTTCCTGCAGAGATTAAAAAgttagaattaaatattttctagcaCCTCGACCTAGTAGGAATGTTATACCAAATAATATTCAGAAATATCACGCAAATCGgctaaaagcatataaaaatataacagcaATTAGTTGTCTATAATTCAGATTTGAGCTCAGCTGCAGACTAcgttttaacaaatttaatacaaaattacttattatcAATCAAATAAGCTGGGAAGTTTGGTTAACTTATTCACTGTTCTTGTCTTAGCACTACTTCTGTATAAGTAAAAAGCGAGATAGAACAAATTGGTTATTAAATttgacgtccgattggcgcagtgcgcagtgaccatgctttctgagtccatgggtttgattcccacaactggaaaatgtatgtgtgatgaacatgaattttttttcagtgtgtaggtttttatatgtatgttataggtatttatgtatattattcataaaagtattcatcaatattcttagtacccataacacacgagcttactttggggctagatggcgatgtgtagaatagaatagaaaactttattgcaacacaacacaataggataaacacaaggaaaacagtgaTATATACAGTGATAGTACTTAGTGCttattttcgaaaaaaaaataccgtctttatataattatttttctatgctttatataatttataagccagccgaatctgtgtggtgttttttttttattatatatatgttttaatattttccaaCACACATTTTTCATGTTCTGTTTCTCTCCtcagagatgttgactttacgaagCAAAATTGCAAAGTGAGCACAATTgccaataatttaatttaatttaccaaTTGAGTTACCTTTTCCCGACTCGATCTACTCGTTCCctatgtttaattttcatataaaacaaaaaatattaaaaaaaacaaacactcgCTGCGTCAATATCTGCTATCCTTATTAAATTCTTTGAAAAACTGaaaagataaaaacaatttttcaatttgaatattttgttcTGGTTTTGAATAATCTCAATAATTAACAGTGTTCAAAAACGCTGTCGGAGGCATAAATCGCTCACTTCTCACAAATTGGGTGGTGATATCGTAGAGAATCTCGGAGTGAGCAGACTTACCTACACTCGAAAAATATAACCCCCCTTCTTTCGCAGTCGGGTAAAGAATTGTATTAAAGATAATACATGTTATTTCAGGACGCGATCCCGATCAGACTGAAGCAGGTACATGTTGTCAATGCACCGCCATTTATAGACAAAATATATGGAGTTATGAAGCCCTTTATGAAGAAGGAAATTACTGAACTGGTgtgtattcttaatttaaataacgttTTAAGAAGATGCatcgataaattattttataatagctggtgcccgcgacttcgtctgcgcttgattttgtttttaaaatattcagtatcgctaagccttaaatgaggggtttgctactgaGTTATGCCCACGCCCGCCCGCTGATGAGTTatgtcttctatctccaaccacattcatcagatctacacaaagtttgggcaaaattaaacacatattataacctctatagtacaaaagtaattatttaaatcggttttcatttgacggcgttatggtgtaaaatcgtcaaacaccttctaacgctctcccaaaagaactgagcataatttcgggataaaaagcatcctatattaattctaataccttcagagatatgtgtacaaagtttcatggtgATCGGTatagtaatttttgcgtgaaagcgtaacaaacaaacttacattgatatttataatattagtagggatagggatatttctaacatcattaatagcctataaaagaCAAATTCTGGACTATTGACCCccagacgggtttgtgatcgcatTAGATGATAGTAGTAGAACGAAGACACTGCTGCCAATGTtttgcatatagggtatgcacagggtatgcagataatataaaatgaagtacgagttacaaaaattaaaagggtaggctttttataacacttacgaAGCCAATCCTTAAGTTGtatgtaactcgtactggagattattttcatttcatatcatcgtTATATCATGTggcggccgatttgcgcagtcggcagcgaccctgctttctaagtccaaggccgtgggatcgattcccacagctggaaattgtttgtgtgatgaacatgaatgtttttcagtgtatgggtgtttatatgtatattataacttataagtacttatgtatattattaattaaaatattcatcagtcatcttagtacccataacacaagctacgcttactttggaactagatggcgatgtgttttgtcgtagtatatttatttattatttatttatctatcgcTTAGTGCATACGCTGACAGGAGAGGTCGTGACAACtaaattctgatctgccgtcaccccACGGCACACAGCACACGACATTACTGTATGGGAAAACGCCTAAACAATGAAGTTTTCTAATATCCTTAGCGCATTGATAATGAATAAagctgtaattaattatttacagatACACTTTCATCCGCCAAACTcagaaagtttgtataaatatataaagaaggAAGACTTACCTGAAGACTACGGTGGCACCCGTCCCTCAATGGCTGAAATCACAGAGGAAACCATACAGCTTATAATGAAGCAACGGTAAATATGATCCCAtattaaacaaagaaaaaaaaatactggcaGATAAAAGACTGTAACGCTAATAAGCACTAAACCAAAGAATCTGGAAGCGTTTCGTTTCGTTTGTGTGGAGAGtttctatatgttttttttaaatgtatataccGTTACCAATTTATATACACTTAGTCATACATTGCAGGAAATATCGAGTCTGTTTTACATATtttccaaaatatataatttataacagatttttaaataacttgaaaaatgttttatatcgTCTCGAACAGGGGTTCCCAACCCTAAGACAGCTGCGCACtcacaagttaagaaatttgtggCGGCGCCCACGCCTTCACCTAAATAGCTCATATTTTAAAGCTAGTTAAAATAGTTGGGTACTTGTTAGTTATAATAggcgtaaaaaaataaaacacgctcattatgaaactaataaaacgaaaaataaaagtaacccAACAGTGGGATGGAAGAGCTTGGTGATCTTTttccacacaatttttttaaattgtgcgaCAAGCCGCCATACTGCTGcacaataactaaaaaaatatataagttcaGAAGGAGCGCCTCGCGGTTCACCCctgtactttctacggcgcccaggttgggaacccctggtcTAGACTATAACTTCAGACtgctaataatataatgtttgcaTTCCAGGGAAAACTTGATTGATGAAAATCTTTGGCGTGTTACCGGACAGAAGACTGATACCTCTATGGAAGTTGGATCATTCCGAACGCTAGCAATCGATTAGATTTAACGCTATAATTACAATGTTTAGCACAATTACCTTATAAATGTTTGGTCTCCGCTGTGCTCTCAGTAAAAAGCGCTATACCTAGATAGCTTAATCCGGCAACTCAATAGCGTTACTTGTTTTGACTATACCTGTTTAATATCCGATTccgaaaaaatatttcattctttactgttatatttaaaatataaatcggTAAAATAGGCGACCCGAGAAAGCCGACTTCGGCGTTGTATTATTGGCGCATTGCTAATGAGAATCGTAGTGGAgacaaattaaacaataacattattatttttatcattacagCGGTGCAAATACCAAAATGGAGTATTTAGTATAGATGCCACTTGAATcttgcatattttttaaataatatttattagtacatatacttatgttttgtattatgtttgatgcattaatttttataaaatatattaaattaaatatattgagGGGAAGGTAACATCACAATAGCAAAATTAGGTAAtttttacctataaaatatattgttaacatacagggggtcgagtcaaatctcatctaatcttacgttggagagagggggggtctcggcaaatatcacgtaattttttttctaattgaaacaaaaaaaaattatactattttggtccatttaatccagattgtacatgcttaagattttatcttaaacgtaatcgtaatacgattaagatcatttattaattcgttcgaaagaaaataatttcattcatacttcgacGTTATACATTTACTCACTGTCAAACcaccatatttgttttataccaaATAGCTCAATTTAATCTGAATTTACGGTACAGTGTAACCCGTCTTTTGTTTTCGCGCCACTATCAGCTGAACGCGCGACTCGATGAACGAGAGCGTACGAGCTGAGTGGCAGCGACACACGGACAGGTTCCAACCTGCTTTGTTTATTCTTGTAAATGtttaacaatccaacgcgtttacgtaagaaactcacattttgaaaaatctcacgtgagattgggggatgggggagggggttgaatgAAATCTCACAAAATCTCACCAGGGGGGAGGGAGgggcagaaaatttaaaaaaacacctcacgcaatttatggacgccccctaaaAGACTGACTATTTCACAAATTTTGTCTATGCCACTTGACATATAGTGAGAAGGTGACACAAGATACGTATTGGCCTAGTTTAGGCTGTGTCCCCAGTAGGTAAACTGTTAGCGGCCGACTGAGCGAGCCGCAAAATGGCGAACTGAAATAATTCGAGTTAGCTGCAAACTCAGATCAATTTTCGTGCGTCGCAAGCAAACTGTTATAAGTTAGCCGCTTATTTAGGTCGACCGACTGCATTTTCATTTCACTATTGTTGTTACGAAGGGAGTGGTTGTGTTTGCGGCAAACAGGCTCACTACGCCCGGCGAACAATCATATCGCCGCCGCCGACTGCAACCGGTTTTGCTGTAACCGAGCTAAGGACACTCCATTTCAAATATATGGACGGCCGTACTAAACCGATACGCCGCAAACTCAGTTGGTCGCTAACCGTTCGCCTACTGAGGACATAGCCATAAGCTATCCGGCACTCGTTAGACGGCCTAAAAAACAGGATATCCCACGCCACGCGACTTTACGCGTCAAAATTAATTTCAGCatattattaattgtatgaCTTACAATACCCAACGTGGGGGTGATGTGGAGAATCTCTTACTGTCCGTGGTATcataataacatattatgacggtcgagtggcgcagtgggcagcgaccctgctttctgagtccaagaccgtgggttcgattcccataactggagagtgtttgtgtgatgaacatgaatgttttcagtgtctgggtgttcatctgtatattata from Pararge aegeria chromosome 20, ilParAegt1.1, whole genome shotgun sequence includes these protein-coding regions:
- the LOC120632626 gene encoding alpha-tocopherol transfer protein-like; this translates as MSNKVSEEQSKCVQQLREWIDKQPNLPKTIDDKLVLRFAHSCYYDMEKTKTTLNLFFAVRSNCTDLLTKRDPMSPQMQKMLKIINLGTYTISDNRCLFVWQINDPGLESYDYTLDAKLFFLTTDARFLDSDVYHEADIVLMDVRDITLRFLTKMNVSVARRLAKYQEDAIPIRLKQVHVVNAPPFIDKIYGVMKPFMKKEITELIHFHPPNSESLYKYIKKEDLPEDYGGTRPSMAEITEETIQLIMKQRENLIDENLWRVTGQKTDTSMEVGSFRTLAID